A single window of Triplophysa rosa linkage group LG2, Trosa_1v2, whole genome shotgun sequence DNA harbors:
- the LOC130548800 gene encoding polyubiquitin-like has product MDLIIKEINGNTKRLPVDCNATVGHLKLLISHHFNVNPIQQKLSANNGQRINLDDDSRSLSSYGLHAGSTIALLITTPGPMQVFVRNEKGITSTYDVNPNETVDQLQRKIYNKERVPVDQQRLIFNGRHLESGRMLQDYDITNHSTINMTLRLRGG; this is encoded by the coding sequence ATGGATCTaataattaaagaaataaatggaAACACAAAACGTCTGCCTGTGGACTGCAATGCTACAGTTGGTCATCTGAAGCTGCTCATTTCGCATCACTTCAATGTGAACCCTATTCAGCAGAAGCTGTCTGCAAATAATGGTCAACGAATCAACCTCGACGATGATTCCAGAAGCCTCAGCAGTTACGGATTGCACGCAGGGTCCACGATTGCGCTCCTCATCACGACCCCTGGACCCATGCAGGTGTTTGTCAGGAATGAGAAGGGCATAACGAGCACCTACGATGTTAATCCCAACGAGACAGTGGATCAGCTTCAGCGTAAGATCTACAATAAAGAAAGAGTCCCGGTGGACCAGCAGAGGCTCATTTTTAACGGCAGACACCTGGAGTCCGGCAGGATGTTGCAAGACTACGACATTACAAATCATAGCACCATTAACATGACTCTCCGTCTCCGAGGAGGTTAA
- the sgsm1a gene encoding small G protein signaling modulator 1 has product MATTTAEAETRQRLLRNVMREVKQIVEEAVTRKFVHEDSSRIVSFCAAVEACILHGLKRRAAGFLRSNKIAALFTKVAKSFPPAEELCKKAHELELVFESKRSQSLSYSESTRKMPKVPNFTPQAARHVWIHTALIEKVLDKIVLYLVENSSKFYEKEAILMDPVDGPILASLLVGPCALEYTKMKTADHFWTDPSADELVQRHRIHSGHCRQDSPIKRPALCIQKRHSSSSMDERPSPSPSARDYVESLHQNSRATLLFGKNNVLVQPRDDMEAIPGYLSLHQTADSMTLKWTPNQLMNGSMGDLDYERSVYWDYAMTICLEEIVYLHCHQQVDCGGTAVLVSKDGIQRPPLRFPRGGHLLQFLSCLENGLLPHGQLDPPLWSQRGKGKVFPKLKKRCTQGSSDSVSDKEEEEATDYVFRIVFPNSKSEFVAPELMDQGANMWHPTPRKSSCSSCSRSSFSDGGPPNGCNHERAPLKLLCDNMKSQIISRAFYGWLAYCRHLSTVRTHLSGLVNHAIVEPDVPTDGYKGLTTEVWMKFLQDCSTCEEKELLRLVYFGGVEPSLRKEVWPFLLGHYQFGMSEAERNEVDEQMRACYEQTMSEWLGCEAIVKQREKEQHAVALAKCSSGASMDGSTHRILHRASTLSNESSQSCTSGRQGDSRLQSDSSSSTQVFESVEEVDQIETEPKSDAVKQVPKISNGTSQNGTSSPDSGHPSSRNFSVTSGQSDSISTEDSGLHEPNLKAPQLPAHSPTKPNQNADQSDLTKMEMGALDGEMQTRRTEQDVLKATQTKMDENQVEMNSEISVTESQRALKSTAAEQTHEKVVQKKTANKDRTAPVVEETVVPLVQEAFSRREMSEVQAPDESDESPSAIEMEDIPTAIVCMAWKSPSKTSVQTIVPLLQLGLEEKTSSEEPVSVPSEEPGMENICPQLDSLTVNAEKNEVTSPVSSVGTTYSQELLDMYTLNLHRIDKDVQRCDRNYWYFTPANLEKLRNIMCSYVWQHLEIGYVQGMCDLLAPLLVILDDEAMAFSCFTELMKRMNQNFPHGGAMDTHFANMRSLIQILDAELFELMHQNGDYTHFYFCYRWFLLDFKRELVYDDVFEVWEVIWAAKAVSSSHFVLFIALSLVEIYRDIILENNMDFTDIIKFFNEMAEHHNIKQILTLARDLVCKVQTLIENK; this is encoded by the exons CTGCCGTTGAAGCATGCATTCTTCATGGTCTGAAGCGGAGAGCTGCTGGTTTCCTACGAAGCAACAAGATAGCGGCGCTCTTCACCAAAGTGGCCAAGAGTTTCCCTCCAGCTGAGGAGCTATGCAAAAAAGCCCACGAGCTGGAGCTGGTCTTTGAGAGCAA ACGAAGCCAGTCTTTGTCATACAGCGAGAGCACTCGTAAGATGCCCAAGGTCCCAAACTTTACTCCTCAGGCTGCCAGACACGTGTGGATCCACACCGCACTCATCGAAAAGGTGCTGGACAAGATTGTGCTGTACCTGGTGGAAAACAGCAG CAAGTTTTACGAGAAAGAAGCCATCCTAATGGACCCTGTGGATGGCCCGATCCTCGCCTCTTTGTTAG TGGGTCCTTGTGCTTTGGAGTACACTAAAATGAAGACGGCAGATCATTTCTGGACGGATCCGTCAGCCGATGAGTTGGTGCAAAGGCATCGTATTCACAGTGGCCACTGCAGACAAGACTCTCCTATTAAGAGACCCGCCCTTTGT ATTCAGAAGAGACACTCCAGTAGCAGTATGGATGAAAGACCCTCTCCTTCACCCTCTGCGCGGGACTACGTGGAGTCTCTTCATCAGAATTCCAGAGCGACCCTCCTGTTCGGCAAAAATAACGTGCTGGTGCAGCCG AGGGACGATATGGAAGCAATCCCAGGATACCTCTCTTTGCACCAGACGGCTGACAGCATGACTCTGAAATGGACGCCAAATCAGCTAATGAACGGCTCCATGGGGGATCTCGACTACGAGAGGAG TGTGTACTGGGACTACGCCATGACTATCTGCCTGGAGGAGATTGTGTACTTGCACTGTCATCAGCAGG TGGACTGCGGTGGAACAGCGGTTCTGGTTAGTAAAGATGGGATCCAAAGACCCCCACTTCGTTTTCCTCGCGGTGGTCACCTCCTTCAGTTTCTCTCCTGTCTGGAAAATGGTCTGCTGCCTCACGGCCAGTTGGACCCTCCGCTTTGGTCCCAGAGAGGGAAG GGCAAAGTATTTCCTAAACTAAAGAAGAGATGTACACAGGGATCTTCAGACTCGGTCTCAGACAAAGAAGAGGAAGAGGCAACCGATTACGTCTTCCGCATTGTGTTCCCAAACAGCAAATCAGAATTCG TGGCACCAGAGTTGATGGATCAGGGAGCAAACATGTGGCATCCCACGCCAAGGAAATCATCCTGTTCTTCTTGCTCACGGAGTAGTTTCTCTGATGGAGGACCACCCAATGGCTGCAATCATGAGAG GGCCCCTCTGAAGTTGCTATGCGACAATATGAAGTCCCAAATCATCTCCAGGGCATTCTATGGAt GGCTGGCGTACTGTCGTCACCTGTCCACGGTACGCACTCACCTGTCTGGCCTTGTCAATCACGCTATCGTGGAGCCAGATGTGCCCACCGATGGTTACAAAGGACTCACGACGGAAGTGTGGATGAAGTTTCTTCAGGACTGCAGt ACCTGTGAGGAAAAGGAGCTTCTGCGGCTTGTTTATTTTGGTGGAGTTGAACCGTCTTTGCGTAAGGAAGTCTGGCCTTTCCTGCTGGGTCATTACCAATTTGGGATGTCTGAGGCAGAGAGAAACGAG GTGGATGAGCAGATGCGAGCGTGCTATGAGCAGACCATGAGCGAGTGGCTGGGCTGTGAGGCCATTGTtaagcagagagagaaagaacagcACGCCGTGGCTTTAGCCAAGTGTTCTTCTGGTGCAAGTATGGACGGCAGCACACACAGAATATTGCACAGAGCCTCCACTCTCAGTAATGAG tctTCACAGAGCTGTACTTCAGGCCGACAAGGAGATTCCAGGTTGCAGAGTGACTCCAGCAGCAGCACACAG GTCTTCGAGTCCGTCGAAGAGGTGGACCAGATCGAAACAGAGCCCAAGAGCGATGCTGTCAAACAGGTCCCCAAAATCTCAAACGGAACATCCCAGAACGGCACGAGTTCTCCAGACTCCGGTCACCCCTCTTCCAGAAACTTCTCCGTTACATCTGGCCAGTCAGATTCTATAAGCACAGAGGACAGCGGGTTACACGAGCCGAACCTTAAAGCGCCACAGCTGCCCGCACACAGCCCAACAAAGCCCAATCAAAATGCAGATCAAAGTGACTTGACCAAAATGGAAATGGGTGCTTTAGATGGGGAAATGCAGACACGGCGAACTGAGCaagatgttttaaaagcaaCGCAGACAAAGATGGATGAAAATCAGGTGGAAATGAACTCTGAGATCAGTGTTACAGAGTCACAAAGGGCATTAAAATCAACTGCTGCTGAACAAACACACGAGAAGGTTGTTCAAAAGAAGACCGCAAACAAAGACAGGACCGCACCTGTGGTGGAAGAGACTGTCGTCCCATTGGTGCAGGAGGCTTTCAGCAGGAGAGAGATGAGTGAAGTCCAAGCCCCAGACGAATCGGACGAGTCTCCCTCTGCCATCGAAATGGAGGACATTCCTACAGCTATTGTTTGCATGGCCTGGAAATCTCCGTCCAAGACAAGTGTGCAGACAATTGTGCCCTTACTGCAGCTCGGGCTGGAGGAGAAGACCAGCTCTGAAGAACCGGTTTCTGTCCCGTCTGAAGAGCCGGGGATGGAGAATATCTGCCCTCAGCTTGATTCACTCACAGTGAACGCGGAGAAGAACGAAGTTACCTCTCCAGTTTCCTCAGTAGGGACCACATATTCT CAAGAGCTTTTGGACATGTACACTCTGAACCTGCATCGCATCGATAAAGATGTTCAGCGCTGTGACCGAAATTACTGGTACTTCACACCTGCTAACCTGGAGAAACTGCGCAATATTATGTGCAG TTATGTTTGGCAACACCTTGAAATCGGATATGTCCAGGGCATGTGTGACCTACTAGCTCCTTTGCTTGTTATTCTAGATGATG AGGCAATGgcttttagttgttttactGAACTAATGAAAAGAATGAATCAAAACTTTCCCCATGGAGGTGCCATGGATACCCATTTTGCCAACATGAGATCCCTCATACAG ATTTTAGATGCCGAGTTGTTTGAGTTGATGCATCAAAATGGTGATTACACACACTTCTACTTCTGCTATCGCTGGTTTCTTCTCGACTTTAAAAGAG AGTTGGTATACGATGATGTGTTCGAGGTTTGGGAGGTCATCTGGGCTGCCAAGGCCGTCTCCTCCAGCCATTTTGTGCTCTTCATCGCTCTCTCGTTGGTGGAGATATACAGAGACATCATTCTAGAGAACAACATGGACTTCACAGACATCATCAAGTTTTTCAAtg AAATGGCCGAGCATCACAATATCAAGCAAATTCTGACTCTGGCACGAGATCTGGTGTGCAAAGTACAGACACTTATAGAGAACAAGTAA
- the LOC130548820 gene encoding polyubiquitin-like — translation MELTVTELNGNSQRLTVDHNATVGELKQLILQHFNVNPSQQQLSTNNGQRIILDNDSRRLSEDGVTPGSTIALLRTPRPMQVFVRNERGITSTYEVNPNETVDQLQRKIFNKERVPLDQQILIYNGRQLESGRMLQDYNIEDLSTIHMTLRLRGG, via the coding sequence ATGGAGCTAACAGTTACAGAATTAAATGGAAACTCACAACGTCTGACTGTGGACCACAATGCCACAGTTGGTGAACTGAAGCAGCTCATTTTGCAGCATTTCAATGTGAATCCTTCTCAACAGCAGCTGTCTACAAATAATGGTCAACGAATCATCCTTGACAATGATTCCAGACGACTAAGTGAAGATGGTGTGACCCCAGGGTCCACAATAGCGCTCTTAAGGACCCCTCGACCTATGCAGGTGTTTGTCAGGAATGAGAGGGGCATAACGAGCACCTACGAAGTTAATCCCAACGAGACAGTGGATCAGCTCCAGCGTAAGATCTTCAATAAAGAAAGAGTCCCGCTGGACCAGCAGATACTCATTTACAACGGCAGGCAACTGGAGTCCGGCAGGATGTTGCAGGACTACAACATCGAAGATCTAAGCACCATTCACATGACTCTCCGTCTCAGAGGAGGATAA
- the gatc gene encoding glutamyl-tRNA(Gln) amidotransferase subunit C, mitochondrial, with protein MFCTFCKRAAWTAIRPPHPRCKVRELPALRTFTSASRTSWSRWKHERDSSTSTPESKVPQMPTWEPIAESQLPPPTKVSPDLVDKLERLALVDFGSKEGVDCLEKAIRYADQLHVVNTDGVEPMDSVLEDRTLYLRADTVTEGERAEELLKLAKQTVEEYFVAPPGNIPLPKREERSAHSEF; from the exons atgttttgcacgTTTTGTAAACGTGCAGCTTGGACGGCGATCCGGCCGCCGCATCCTCGGTGTAAAGTGCGCGAGCTGCCCGCACTACGCACTTTTACATCGGCTAGCAGGACGTCATGGAGTCGCTGGAAACACGAACGGGATTCAAGTACCTCAACCCCGGAGTCTAAG GTTCCTCAGATGCCCACATGGGAGCCCATAGCTGAAAGCCAGCTTCCACCG CCAACAAAAGTCTCTCCAGACTTGGTGGATAAATTGGAAAGATTAGCCCTTGTTGATTTTGGCAGTAAAGAAGGAGTGGACTGTCTGGAGAAAGCCATTCGCTATGCTGACCAACTTCATGTTGTTAATACAGATGGTGTAGAACCGATGGATTCTGTTCTAGAGGACAG AACCCTGTATCTTAGAGCTGATACTGTAACTGAGGGTGAACGTGCAGAGGAACTGCTCAAGTTGGCCAAACAAACAGTAGAGGAATACTTTGTAGCACCTCCAG GAAACATCCCATTGCCAAAAAGAGAAGAAAGATCTGCTCACTCTGAATTTTAA
- the LOC130548812 gene encoding polyubiquitin-like: MEIIVKGFNGNTERLTVDCDATVGKLNQLISPLFSVRPFQQKLSANNGQKTNLDDDSRSLSSYGLHSGSTIVLLITNPVPIQVFVKNEDGRPGTYEVDPDETVDQLQAKIYNKERVPVDQQKLIYNGKQLMSGKKLQEYDIKPKSTIFMTLRLRSG, from the coding sequence ATGGAGATAATCGTAAAGGGATTCAATGGAAACACAGAACGTCTGACCGTGGACTGTGATGCCACAGTTGGTAAACTGAACCAGCTCATCTCGCCGCTCTTCAGTGTGCGACCTTTTCAACAGAAGCTGTCTGCAAATAATGGTCAAAAAACCAACCTTGATGATGATTCCAGAAGCCTCAGTAGCTACGGTCTGCACTCGGGGTCCACCATAGTGCTCCTCATCACGAACCCTGTACCTATACAGGTGTTTGTTAAGAATGAGGATGGCCGGCCAGGTACTTACGAAGTTGACCCCGATGAGACAGTAGACCAGCTCCAAGCCAAGATCTACAACAAGGAAAGAGTACCTGTGGATCAGCAGAAGCTCATTTACAATGGTAAACAACTGATGTCTGGCAAGAAGTTGCAGGAGTACGACATCAAACCTAAAAGCACAATTTTCATGACACTCCGTCTCCGATCTGGTTAA